One Clupea harengus chromosome 11, Ch_v2.0.2, whole genome shotgun sequence DNA window includes the following coding sequences:
- the hdac9b gene encoding histone deacetylase 9-B, which yields MLQTIYEGNLCFSTDSTYQQQQLASQHNMHNVNDSVNMKQEGVLSVEPVSPLDLRTDVRLPGPGPGPEAALWERQLQEELLLIQKQQQLQKQLLISEFQKQHENLLRQHQAQLQEHLKLQQELQTMKQKQKQKLLQKEKQQQEEQNHEREQDGLLHEQQSAPLRSRERYREGAVASTQVKQKLQEFLLSKTPKDALSTGSQPSLSLSLSPKQWYIACHHTSLDPSSPPLGDTLPPSKLILPLSQDGRDDFPLRKTASEPNLKIRSRLKQKVVERRSSPLLKKNEGTIATPFKKRALELLEAAETNPRGSGPGSPNGAHSAIGAENGPSSLPTTTRTERWPSQPRLFGPDGSVSVLSLYTSPSLPNITLGLAASSAISAAPGGGGGGVSSVLRHGLPTQMLGPVPMPVSLESKAGSSQQALLQHLLQKEQIRQQKIISSGQCSASPQCLSPLATKESSLSSSGRPKLPRHHRPLNRTQSVPLPQSTLAQLVIQQQHFLEKQKHYQQQVPFSKLLCQPIEQPRQPSIHLLESEDEQQDKEPREQSMLEERSPSGGVIRKHSRSNGTFFTDQQLKDSHGSPNPAPIHEKIIKVKEEPTDSDEEVPPKQVPTYHPELKGRLVIQAIV from the exons ATGCTGCAGACCATTTATGAGGGCAACTTGTGTTTCTCCACGGACAGCACCTACCAGCAACAACAACTCGCTTCACAGCATAACATGCACAACGTCAATGATTCAG tgaaCATGAAGCAGGAGGGAGTGCTGTCAGTGGAGCCCGTGTCCCCACTGGACCTGCGCACAGACGTGAGGTtgccaggcccaggcccagggccaGAGGCCGCGCTGTGGGAGAggcagctgcaggaggagctcctcctcatccagaagcagcagcagctccagaagCAGCTGCTCATCAGCGAGTTCCAGAAGCAGCACGAGAACCTGCTGCGTCAACACCAAGCACAACTACAGGAGCATCTCAAg ctcCAGCAGGAGTTGCAGACTATGAAGCAGAAACAGAAGCAGAAGCTGCTGCAGAAAgaaaagcagcagcaggaggaacagAATCACGAGAGGGAGCAGGATGGTCTCCTTCATGAGCAGCAGAGCGCCCCCTTGAGGAGCAGGGAACGCTACCGGGAAG GTGCAGTCGCCAGCACCCAGGTGAAGCAAAAGCTCCAAGAGTTTCTGCTGAGCAAAACTCCAAAGGATGCCCTGTCCACTGGATCCCAACCgtccctcagcctcagcctcagccccaAACAGTGGTATAT CGCTTGCCATCATACGTCTCTGGATCCGAGCTCTCCCCCTCTTGGAGACACGTTACCTCCCTCCAAGCTCATCCTGCCCCTCTCTCAGGACGGCAGGGATGATTTCCCTCTGCGTAAGACAG CATCAGAGCCCAACCTGAAGATCCGCTCCCGGCTGAAGCAGAAGGTCgtggagaggagaagcagcCCCCTGCTGAAGAAGAACGAGGGGACTATCGCCACGCCCTTTAAGAAGAGAGCCCTGGAGCTCCTGG AGGCAGCGGAAACCAATCCCCGTGGTTCTGGTCCCGGCTCGCCCAATGGAGCTCACAGCGCAATCGGAGCTGAGAATGGACCTTCCTCACTCCCAACTACCACACGGACTGAG CGTTGGCCTTCACAGCCGAGATTATTCGGACCCGATggatctgtgtctgtgctgagtcTGTACAcatctccttcccttcccaacATCACTCTGGGCCTAGCAGCATCCTCAGCTATCAGC gctgcaccaggtggtggtggtggtggtgtgtcgTCGGTGCTGCGGCACGGCCTCCCCACACAGATGCTGGGCCCTGTGCCTATGCCTGTCTCTCTGGAGAGCAAAGCAGGCAGCAGCCAACAAGCTCTTcttcagcacctcctgcagaAGGAGCAGATCCGCCAACAGAAGATCATCTCCTCAG GTCAGTGCTCTGCATCTCCACAGTGCCTGTCCCCTCTTGCCACGAAGGAGAGCTCTCTGTCGTCCAGCGGACGGCCCAAGTTGCCCCGCCACCACCGCCCCCTCAACCGCACGCAGTCGGTACCCCTCCCCCAGAGTACACTGGCCCAGCTTGTGATTCAGCAACAGCACTTCctggaaaaacagaaacattacCAACAGCAGGTCCCCTTCAGCAAg CTGCTGTGTCAACCCATTGAGCAGCCAAGACAGCCCAGCATTCACTTGCTGGAGTCAGAGGATGAGCAGCAGGATAAAGAGCCAAGGGAGCAGTCCATGCTAGAGGAGAGATCGCCCTCTGGTGGTGTCATCCGGAAGCACAGCAGATCAAACGGCACCTTCTTCACAGATCAACAGCTCAAAGACTCTCATGGAAGCCCCAACCCTGCCCCAATCCATGAGAAGATCATAAAGGTCAAAGAGGAGCCTACCGACAGTGATGAGGAGGTTCCACCCAAACAGGTTCCCACCTACCACCCTGAACTGAAAGGGAGGTTGGTCATCCAAGCCATCGTCTGA